The DNA sequence acacacactatatatgaAAGAGATATATATTCAAAATTGTAATCACTATTATTCTGAATATCTGTACTTCTCTTACTACATTACGCTGCAGTTACTCATCCTGAATCTTCTTTGTATTTATATAAAGAAGTTATAAATGAAATGTACAGCTCTACAGCACATGTGAACGTTGCGCAGGGCTACAGTAAGATGCTGAGGGAACTCTTTGAAGAGGCAGGATTCCTGAGGACAACTCAGAAGCTATCGAAAGAAGAAACAGACACAAAGAGCAAAAACAACCACAGTCTGGAGCAATgcttgcaggtgtgtgtgtgtgtgtgtgtgtgtgtgtgtgtgtgtgtgtgtgtgtgtgtgtgtgtgtgtgtgtgtgtgtgtgtgtgtgtgtgtgtgagagagagagagagagagagagagagagagagagagagagagagagagagagagagagagagagagagagagagagagagagagagagagagagagagagagagagagagagagagagagagagagagagagagagagagagagagagagagagagagagagagagagagaagcctaATGTTGTCCTGTGTTGGCAGGACTTCGAAAAACAGCGTGCTGAAATAGAACGGctacacactctcctcacccagCACAACATTTCCTATGAGACGCACACTGGTGAGACGCACACTGGTGAGACGCACACTGGTGAGACGCACACTGGTGAGACACACACTGGTGAGACACACACTGGTGAGACATGTGAAGGCGGTCCACTACCCCCATCCCTCTTTACTATCAATTCTGCCAGTCTTACACACtcagcgtttttttttttttactgaggtACATCCTACGTGACTTTTTCTTGGTTTAATCGTCTTTCCTtccatttctctctccttcctccctttctctctttccttcccttctctctcttccttttctcTTAGGCAAGTCAAATGCTCCACTGACCCATCAGACATCAGCCGTCACGTCCCGGCATCTCCGTGGTGACACCGGAATCATTGCCAACCTTCCATAAGATGCCTGACGACCCCGACATCGTCCTGTGATGAGCACCCGCAGGACGTTTTATTGTTCtgatgatgttttttttttgtttagccTAGTAATGTGATCCTGTGATAATTTTAGTCACTGGCATTTGGACAGAACATTTCATTCACTTTTTTGTTATTGTATCATCAAAACGAGGGAAAACCTCTTACTTGTTTATGGGAAAAAAGGACAGCACATTTATGGAAAATAAAAGACATTAATTATATAGACTTTTTAAAACAACAGAACTTTGTGTTAATGTATTATTATATGTACAAAGCAAGAAGCAATCGTTTTCGATTCATAATATAAATGTGCGCTGGTATTCACCACTGCTGACAGAATTAGGAAGGGTTAAACACTGAGAAGCGTATTCCACTCGATATCTCTTTTGGTTTAATACGGTCTTTCAGCACAGGGAGACACACGGTTAGTTTAATTTAATATGTTCTTAAATTGCACATATAATTCAGTCTTTAGCGCAAGCTGCCCTCTCACAGTCCTGACCGCACCCAAAACGGTGTTGCATAAACAACGTGCGTTATGAATGGGGGGGATCAGAGGCGCAACTTGGCAACACAATTGCAGTATTCAGTGGGGTTCACGACTGCAGGTTCAGACATGTTCTGAGATTACATCAGACAGTGTCACAACATATTAAAGTAAATCGTGCATAAACGCTTCTGGATGACAAAAAAACGATTACTTAGCAGTTCACTGGTTTGACCTACAATTTATCAGTTGCTGAATATGAAGATGTAATTTCATAAGCTGTctaaaatatgttttatatgaATCAGTGCATAGAAATGAATTGCCTCTTGGGAATACATAAAggtttattacattattttcaaAGGTCCATTCCAGGCAGATGCAACCAGGCTTGTGTTCATAAGTTGGAACTTATTTTGTGCTACAGAATTGGATCGATCTCTATAACTACGGTGTTTACATGGGGGGCTTTTCTTCCATTTCGCTCCAGTAAGCAGTCAAGCCAAATTAATGTCTTTAAGGTTTCAAAACTATTTGGCAAGTGCTGAATGCCTTCTAATTATTTTGTGCTTTGCTTTGAAAAATCATTACAGGGAAACCTCTGGCTACATGACTGGACTTGAAATATAAAAACTGGAttacagaaagaaagaatgagCGAGCTTTGATCCAGCTATTCAATTACAGTTTTGCTACAGAAGTTAACTAGTACAAATTTATGTGGTATACAGTGAGGCCATTTATCCGTTGTGAAAATTAGTTGTATTTGGAAGATTGTTTTTATGTTCGTGATGTAGAAGTGGTGATTATTAAAAACTGCTGAACTTGAAAATacagccacccccaccccccgagGCAGCGTGGCGTGGGTGCATCGTGCATAATTCACTTGGTTGGCTCCAAAACAGGAAACTGCTGATGGAGGCGAtgatggtggtgggtggtggcaGGGGTGATGCTACACAAACAGTAGGTCAGCCCAGAAGTTACGTTGTCAAACCATTTGTTAAAAGGTAACGAAAGTAATATGTTCGTTTCCAAAGTTGCGTGCTAGTGTTGATGCAAAGAGAATAGATTGAATGAAAGGCAGTTGAGCTTTTTCAGAAGTTTTAATGAAAATGAATCAAGGAACTTGGGCAATGCAGTTGACCACTTCTCCTAAAACAATCAAAAGACGTTGAGTTGCACACACTTTCTTGGTTATATCACAATCGCATTGCTGCTAATCGTCTGTTCGGCAATAACTGTGGCCAAATTTTGTATGTCTCAGgttttgaattgtaactttttcACCACTGTTCTACAACAATAGGCCACATGTAATAAAAAAGTCAGAAACAAAAAATTCTCCACATTATGGTCAAATGTTGTATGCAGTCTCACAGTTTTGGCATCTCCTGTGTGAAATAGAGTGGATCATTTGGTTATTGGCACACCTGTGATAATCACACTCCTCTGCATACTATCACAGATCTTCGAAAGATCCAAATTACACTAAGCCAGAGCACTAGAATACAAAGAGAGAAAAGTGAAGAAGAAATCATACATCTTCGTCTTGACCTTTACACCTGTGGCATGACCTCAGAAATGGTGTTCTCTGACCATGCCTCACTTGACTAACTTGACACTACGAGCAATGTTTTTGACTTCTCAATAGACCAGCATATGGTTTAAGTATCGGAAGACTATTCGGTTTGATCTTCTCCATTCATGTCCTCCTGACCTGTCTCCTCAACAACCAACCTCacgtctctccatccctccccctCTGCTGTCACTGCCTGAATTTCGACCGCCAGGTCATTCACAATTTCAGGCGATCTTCCCGGTTCTGACGCCTCACCTTCCGAATCGGTGTCCCCGTTTTTCAAAGCCCTGCCATCTAGCTCTCCGTCTGGGTCTGGGACTGCCTGGGTTTGCGGGTCTTCATGCTCCAGTGTCCCGACGGCACACGTGCCTCGTACCTGGCCCGTGGCTGCACGTTGTTCTTTCAACACGAGCCTTTCGGTTGCACACTCTTCCTCGGCTGGTCCGTCCTCCGCCCGCTCTCCAAGTACCTCCTCTGTTTCTTCCTCATCCACTCTGTCGGTGCCGTCTTGGTGAGCCgggctctctctttctcccactaCCTTGCATTTCTCAGGTGTATTTCGCATTTCTGCCGCCGTCCTGCTAAAGTACGCCTGGACATCGGGTAGGATGATATGCAGGAGATTCATTTCTGCTTCTAGCCTGGACACAATCTCATATTTCTCCCTGATCTTCTGTATCTCGTGTGTGTGCCTCTGCTCGACCTCAATCCTCTGTTGGTCTATCTCTTTGGTTAGCTGCTCCACCTTTCCCTGTGCCTCCCTGCACCTCCCGAACGCCTCCCTCAGCTGTACGCTCAGCTCATTCCCGTCCTCTGCTGTCTCTGTGCACTCTAGTGCTTTCTCAAGGTCAGCCATCTTCATGGCTGAGGCCACGATCTTCCCTTGCTCCCCCTCAAGCAGTCCTTTCCTCGCCATGAAAAAATCGAGAAACTCCTTTTCGAGCATCTCTGTCACCTCagcttcttctctctctcttctcttctctcttttcttcagtATCCACCTCACTATCGCCCCCAGCTGGTCTTTTGGGTTGTGCCTTTCCGCCAGCGCGACGCTCTCGTTGAGAAGTTCTCGTTGATCAGCCACAGCTTCCTCGCCGGGCCTTCCTCCGTTCACTGAAACCAACACATGCAGTCACAAGCGTAAGGATATGAAAAGGCACGACAGCCAATTACCTCCATCCTGAAGAACACTGAACATTACCTGCAAGAAAATATTCAAGAATATCTACCTAACTAGAAGccaaagggagggagggagggagggagggagggatggagggggcGTCATTGAGAAATAGTTGAGACGTTATCGAGTAAACATAGTTTAACCTGCAAGGAGCTGATCTGCCCTTTGCTCCTGCTGCATCTTCACCTCCTCCAGTTCTCGCTCTTTGTCCTGCAGGACCACAGCGAGCTTCTGAGTCCGGCCGGTCTCCTCCTGCAGCTTCGTGCCCAGTGTGGCCAGTTCCTGCTTACACATCTCCAGCTCCCCGGCCAAGTTCTTCATATGTTCCTCCCTCTCGTTCGCTGCTGCGCCCATGCTCTCCAAATCGGCGAGTCGCCCTTGCAGGAGCCTCGTCACCCTCCGCAATTCCTCCATGGTGACCTCCAGCTCCCTCGTCCTGCCCTGGAGCTCTTCTTGCGCCTCCTCTTGACGTCTCCTCGCCTCCTTCAGCTCCTGCTCTCTGTCCTGCAGGGTTGCTCCGAGCTGCTGTACcgccctgtccttctcctggagCTGGCGAGCCAGCATCTCCAGGTCCCTCTGACAGGCTTCCAGCTCCTTCTCCTTTAGCTGCTGTGACTTCTTCATCCCTTCAATATGCATTGGGAACAAATAAAGATCTCGTTTCAAATCTATTTTGAGCCTATAactgcacaaaaacacactaaTGTGTAGTTACATTTGTTCCTTTTCACTGGAATCATAAGGTGATCTCGCCAGAATTCCAAGTCTTAACTCGAGCATTGTTTCTTTCACTGATTGTAATTCATGCTCTCACCAAGAGTCTGGACAGATTCTTCCATGTCCAAGCTGTCCTGCTGTGCGACCTTCAGTCCCCCTGGGGAACCACATGCAGAGAGCAGAGGTAGGCGGAGTAGACGAATGGAGAATGACTCGCTCGCATTCACACCACATAGCTTTAAAAAAGCAGAATTAAAAAGGTGACGGGTAACTTACATCTCTCAGGAGACAGGGGATCTGTTCCTAAATGAGGACAGGACACGTAAAGGACAACCATAAATCACACAACTCTGAGTGGCGCTTGTCCATCAATAAGCAACACTTGGCTGTCTTAAAAACATACATTCACATTTACTAGCAATGTGAATTCGTTCATCCCAACTCAGACCACCAGTTTTAGGACTAAACAGCAAGATGGATGTTATCACCCTTACCTGCCATATATAAATGTATCGATTTCTCCAGTTTGATGTCTTCAGCGATGACCTGACAGCCATATATTCCTGTGTCTCCTGGACCAACCTCTCTCAGGATCAGAGACAGATTTCCTATCTCCAGCTCGTGGGTCAGCATACTCACCCTGCCTGCGTACGCTTTCGCCACAGTCACCTGCCCCTTTTTGTATAAGTAAATGCATTCTATACCCCTAAACCACCGTATCTCCATGGACACGGCGCTTGTTTCGGGAGAGAGGTGCGAGGTAAGCGTGACGTCGTCGCCGGGGTAGGCGAACACGCGGTTGTAACGACAGACTAGTATGAACATATCTGTGGACCTAGGAAGAATGATTCAACAAGCAGTCTTACTGCCATGAGCAGGGGGAAAATGTACTCACAGGCAAATTCATACGTacgaaaaaaaagaaagaaaagaaaatcacAATTACAGCGTCGTGCAACAAAACTCTATGACGAGAACAAGGTATTAATGTTTCAAATATGCATTAATGAAATGCTATGAATAAATACAAGTTTCCGACTATGGAAACTGAACCTGCTTGTACAGCAGAAATTGAAAGAATTTATAAGGAAATACAAGCAGGTATCATGAATTTTAGAATAGGCTTTTTGCTTATGCAGAATGTGAATAGAAATGTATTAGGTTTTATGTGAAAAAACTAAATGAAGTGAGAAACTCCTTAAAGCAGGAGGCAAAAGATAGAAAAGACTGAAGTTCTCACCTTGTCTCTACAGCAGAATTCCTCCAAAATAACAATCTGTGAACCAACACACCAAaatacctacatacacacacacccacacgcagacacacccaTATAATCTGAGATCACCTAAAACACTTCTAGtgcaaaaaataaagaaagaaaattaataaataaatagctcAGTGCAAAAGCAATACCCAGTATGCTGCAGGCTACAACACCGGTAGCCTTCAAATGTCTGTCAACAAAGCCAGTTAATTCACAACCTCCCCCATTTCTCAGTAGAGAAGTCTTTTTTTCCTTTGCTTCCACACCTTCTGTCGCCTTAAGTCTGATAAGAAGAACGTGAAATGACTTGACAGGTGGGTGTAGTTCCTGCAGCTACAAATGAATAACCACTTTCGCTTCGTTGCACTTCGCTGAATAAGACACACGCCACTGCGTGAGAATATTCACGGCGAGAATATCTACATTCCTTGTCAATAAACGGAACCAAAGTTTTGCATCGTCTCAAAGTCCATTTGGGCCTCAGTTGATCAACATTGCTGAGAAAGGCGTGTGATAGAGGCCCGGGGCCaaaaaggaggggggggggggtaactcGGCCCTTTACGCATTGTTCGTAGTTACCAGGCAACCACTACTCAAACTTTCGCATCCTGCCGCTGGGCTCCCGTGAGTGAGGGTAAGATACAGTAAACAAAGCGTTGTTTATCATCACTACATATCAGGTTCCGCTTTGACATTAAACGAAAAGTATTGCTGTTAATGAAAATGGACGTTACGGATGACGTTAACAACGTAAAGTGAGTTAGT is a window from the Brachyhypopomus gauderio isolate BG-103 chromosome 13, BGAUD_0.2, whole genome shotgun sequence genome containing:
- the LOC143473474 gene encoding uncharacterized protein LOC143473474, which produces MFILVCRYNRVFAYPGDDVTLTSHLSPETSAVSMEIRWFRGIECIYLYKKGQVTVAKAYAGRVSMLTHELEIGNLSLILREVGPGDTGIYGCQVIAEDIKLEKSIHLYMAGTDPLSPERWGLKVAQQDSLDMEESVQTLGMKKSQQLKEKELEACQRDLEMLARQLQEKDRAVQQLGATLQDREQELKEARRRQEEAQEELQGRTRELEVTMEELRRVTRLLQGRLADLESMGAAANEREEHMKNLAGELEMCKQELATLGTKLQEETGRTQKLAVVLQDKERELEEVKMQQEQRADQLLAVNGGRPGEEAVADQRELLNESVALAERHNPKDQLGAIVRWILKKREKRREREEAEVTEMLEKEFLDFFMARKGLLEGEQGKIVASAMKMADLEKALECTETAEDGNELSVQLREAFGRCREAQGKVEQLTKEIDQQRIEVEQRHTHEIQKIREKYEIVSRLEAEMNLLHIILPDVQAYFSRTAAEMRNTPEKCKVVGERESPAHQDGTDRVDEEETEEVLGERAEDGPAEEECATERLVLKEQRAATGQVRGTCAVGTLEHEDPQTQAVPDPDGELDGRALKNGDTDSEGEASEPGRSPEIVNDLAVEIQAVTAEGEGWRDVRLVVEETGQEDMNGEDQTE